GACGCGCTCATCGACAACCCGGCCGACACCTCCTTGGCCGTGCCCTACCAGGACGACTACGTGGGGTACGCCACGGCGCACGTGCAGGAGCTCATCCACCGCTACGAGCCCTCGGTGCTGTGGAACGACGTCTGCTGGCCCTCGGGCGGAGACCTGCCCGCGCTGTTTGCCGAGTACTACAACGCCGTTCCCGACGGGGTGATCAACGACCGCTGGCTGCAGCCCACCGCCCACCGCGGCGCGGTGAGCGACACCGTCGCGCGGCTGGGCGGGCTACTGGTGCAGCACTTCTGGTCGCACATCCCCGACGCCAGCAAGTCGCTCACCTTCCCCGCCACCCACCACTACGACTTCCGCACGCCCGAGTACGCCACGTTCGACGACATCCAGGAGAAGAAGTTCGAGGTCACCCGCGGGGTGGGCCACTCATTCGGAGCCAACCGCAACGAGCGCCCCGAGGACATCATCACCCCCACCGAGCTCGTGCGCATGCTCGTGGACATCGTGTCGAAGAACGGCAACCTGCTGATCGGCATCGGGCCCGACGAGCACGGACGCATCCCCGACTTCCAGCAGACCCCGCTCCGCGGCCTGGGCGACTGGATGCGCGTGAACGGCGAGGCGATCTACGGCACCCGCCCCTGGGACATCGCGCAGGCCACCACCACCGAGGGCGGCGGCGTGCGATTCACGCAGAAGGACGGCCAGGTGTACGCCGCGATCCTCGACGTGCCCGAGCCGGCGTTCGGAATCCGTGGCGTCGACGCCACGGGGGTCACCGAGGTGCGCCTGCTGGGCCTCGACGAGCCGGTGGAGTGGTCGGTGCACGACGGAATGCTGAGGGTGAGGCTTCCCGATCGGGTGCCGGCATCTCCCGCGCACGTGCTGGCGCTGGGCACGGGCGCGCGCCCTGCAGCCCGGGCCCAGGCCCAGCCGACCCCCTGATCAGAGCCCGGTGGATGGCACGCGCGGGCGCCCGGAGTCGCGCCGGCCGCCCTCGGCGCGGATCGCCAGCCGCAGAGCCAGCAGCAGGATGATGTCGATGACCAGTCCGGCGAGGGCCGACGCCGGCTGCCGGTAGAAGGCGAACACCTCGCCGATGAGGATGTCCACCAGCACCGCGCGCTCGAACCACGCATAGGCGGC
The sequence above is drawn from the Actinomycetota bacterium genome and encodes:
- a CDS encoding alpha-L-fucosidase, whose translation is MYDATWDSLSTHHVPAWYDDAKLGIFLHWGLYSVPGWAPQVADIQQLLHDMGPREMVRRNPYAEWYLNTSRLEGSPTWQHQRDTYGPDATYDDFVAPFDEATATADLDAVAGICSDAGARYVVLTTKHHEGFCLWPTALDHPHKGRYQAKRDLVGDMRQAVLGAGMRMGLYYSGGYDWPYNDALIDNPADTSLAVPYQDDYVGYATAHVQELIHRYEPSVLWNDVCWPSGGDLPALFAEYYNAVPDGVINDRWLQPTAHRGAVSDTVARLGGLLVQHFWSHIPDASKSLTFPATHHYDFRTPEYATFDDIQEKKFEVTRGVGHSFGANRNERPEDIITPTELVRMLVDIVSKNGNLLIGIGPDEHGRIPDFQQTPLRGLGDWMRVNGEAIYGTRPWDIAQATTTEGGGVRFTQKDGQVYAAILDVPEPAFGIRGVDATGVTEVRLLGLDEPVEWSVHDGMLRVRLPDRVPASPAHVLALGTGARPAARAQAQPTP